Below is a window of Phoenix dactylifera cultivar Barhee BC4 chromosome 7, palm_55x_up_171113_PBpolish2nd_filt_p, whole genome shotgun sequence DNA.
AAACCaaagaacaaaaacagaaagatACTGATTCAGTGTCAAATTTCACAGTCAACTGAGTAACAGAAGGAGAAGATAAACAATATAAGCAGGTCTATTTCAGTACaaagttttattttcttcattggtttcttgaaattttaaatgaagaaaaaaaatatgaggtcacctataaagaagaagaaacaaagtatgtatatttttatattttatttatgccTTTTTCATTACTTTTGTATTGTATCTTTATACCTATCTTATGTTCTTTAGaatgatatttttttctttttaatgattattCATATTGTCTAAAAAAAGCTTAGAAGCAGACAACTGATTCACAATATTAGAATTTCTTGCTTCTTAGAAACAACTATTGTAAGTATTCTGAAGTTTTTTAAAATTCCATATAAACAACAAATTTGGCCATTTTATAAAAAACCAATATTAATGAGCAACATCAAATTAATCACCAACATGTTATTCAATTTTTGGTGCATTTCAGAGACAATAATATGAAATGAATCAACAACAACATTTGAATATATCTTTCTTATGAAACTTTACttgcccacccccccccccaacccccacCCCCAACCCCAGGTGCTGCAACTGCTACTGGTTTGGGGTGTCTATTTCTCAATTTATATTTCTTTGTGAAAAATAAGGAAGCCAACTAGGTCCACTAGGGGTCTAGTGGCTACAAGAAAGGGTCATCAATATGGTTGGATTTGAACTTTGTTGGAGTTGTCATAATAAGGCTAGTAACCATGCCCTAACAATACATATCGATCATGGTCGCTGGCTCCCATTATCAGAGGGGATGATACATAAGGATAATTTTCAATTAATATAGCTCAAGCTTAATCCATAGACCTAGCATCAGCCTGAGAAAAATCTCCAAAGCAACTTTTTCATCCATATCCCAACAGTAAAAGATGTTTGAGTTTTGAGTTTGCAAGTTGTTGAAACATCTTAAAGAGCCTGCTCAATCTCCGAGTTTATGTTTCCTAGTCCTATCTGCATGGTTTCTATAATCTTTTCTAGTGAACAGAATATTTGCATATCCTCCCCTTAATCGAATACTCCACTACCCCACTAATTGACTAGTTTAAGAGATGCATCCTCATCATCATTCATTTGCAACTGCTTTTGAATGGAAGAGGCAACTCTAACACATATTGTAAATCTGACCACATCAGGTACAATTGAATGATTGTGCTATTAGCTAAAAACTTCATGTCCCAACAGTATTAAAAGAGATCACCTGTTATAGCTATTGAATGCATCCAAATTTCACTATTGATTTCTTTCAAGACATAGAAATGCATGTACTTTCCACCTATATGACATATAAATGTAAAGAGATACCAAAGTCCATCAATgttataatgtttttcttttcggtGAGGGTGCGGGGTTAACTGCAGACCTTCTTGTGTGACAACCCTATGGGAAATAGCCAAAAAAGCATCCTCAAATGACTCAAAGAATATACCAATCTTGCTAGGTATTCATTTTCGTACTAATCTTGCTTGTTATAATTATCCTTAGGCATTTCCCCTAGGTATTCATTTTCATACTAATTGTGCTATTCTATGTCACAGTCTTTGACAGAATAATTCGCTGCTCTTCTCTTAATGATATATGAAGTGAACAAGAAAACTCCAGCTCAACAAGAACAAATAATCAGTATAAAGGACTCATCAATCCAAAATATATGCTGTTGATATATGCCGTCAATACAACCAACCAGCAGACAAGCCTTGTATGATCTATTTGAGATTAGATTTATGGATCCAGGttaagatacatccatatgttccAATCTTTACAACCAGCCTGAACTAACGAAACCAACTTCCTCGCCAAGCCAACTGTAGGAAAACAAGGGAGAATGAACCTGCCATGAAATGAAGAGGGTTGGTTGGCAACAATAGAGACTAATACTTACGAAGTCTAAGTGGATGTAACCAAGGAGAAACAAATATACTTTCATCAATAAAATCTAGAAATGTTTGTTAAAGATGAAAATTATCACTTTTCAAAAAGGAAACaagttcttttattattttcttcctTCATGGGCAACATTTTATATCTTTTCCAGCATGATCTACAGATTTGTTATCACCATTCCTTAAAtatacattaaaaaaataatgaattatcAAGAATTTAAAGTTCGATGGAAATAGAATTTTTCCTTTTGACATATGAGAAAAACTAGGTAATCTCATTTTTCACACATAATGATACAGGAGAGAACAGGGTAATAACCTACTGAACCAAATAATAATAGTGGATTATCTAAGCAATGTCAACACACATTATAATACTCATGTATATATTATTggagaataataaaaaataaaaaggaaaaaaagaacaaatCATTAGAAGTTAAGCTCCTTGCATTTCTTGTCTAGTACATTCCAATATGAATCATTTGTATAACTTGTGAGGTTCGATTTCTTTGCCTAATGTGGATCACATGTTTATGTTGTTGCCACTGGCAAAACCATGCATTTGTTTTGACTTAAGATGGTACGAGGAAAAGTTGAACCTCAGTGGAGAGTTCATAACATATCTATTTCTCACTAGAAAGCAACTGAAGGTAGCCCATATGCCACAAAAAAAGGTTTTCTATCCATTTTATTCATCTTCGGTGTATCTTTCAGTACTTTCCTTTTTGTGTGTCACAATGCACCAGTTGTTGGCTAAGTATAAAACAATACACCATCTGCACTGGATAAACACAGTGATGatatttagatttttattaatataagcATGGTTAAAGTAGCCCAGCAaagctgaaatacaagataacaaTTTTGTATACGTGTTTTGCAATAGAAACACATGCAAAGGCGAGTGGATGGGTGAATATGTAAATACATCACTTTTCGGAGCAAAGAAAATGAtacctttttcctttcttgctCTCTGATGTAGCTTTAGTTGCTGCATCCTTTGAATCACTCTTTTGTTTGTTGATTTGGAGAGCTCTAATCAATATGTTCGTTGTGTTTgtcttaattagttgttcatctgaACAGACAAACAGTGAACATCAGAAATCCCAATCATTAGTTACTTAAAATTTCTCATATTCTAGAAACTATAATCTGATACACACACGCGcacgcagagagagagagagagagagagagagagagagagagagacaaacatAATCAAGgtgtcgttttttttttttaaaaaaagaataagtAAAAACACAATATGGAAGTATATAGTCCTAATGTTCCCTCCTAATTTAACAATTGGAATCAGTGCTTGACATTTTGAGTATTACTCAAAAGATGAGGCAAAATACAGTACAGAGTAAGATGAAAGCATTAACGTAAAGAGGGATGAATGAATGAACGTAGAGGAATCCAAACATGTTCCAAGATATATAATATATGCATAGTGATTTAACAATTGGAATCAGTGCTTGACATTTTGAGTATTCCTCAAAAGATGAGGCAGAATACAGTACAGACTACAGAGTAAGATGAAAGCATGAAAGTAAAGAGGGATGAATGAATGCACGTAGAGGAATCCAAACATATTCCAAGATATATAATATATGCATAGTGATCTACAAAAGAGGAGAGCCCAGAATAATTTATATTCTTATTGTTATATGATATTACTTTCCATATTATTTACAGGTCCCATGACTATCAACTGATCCCCAATAAGGCACTCACtcctaatattatatataatggcTCTATCATACCACCTTAGGATAAAGAATGAACAAATAAGGAAATTTTTGCtactttctctcttctccatcttcatctTATAAcgcggaaaaaaaagaagataaaaaatatttcttgCAGCCTTATCTTTTTGCCAGTCATTTTGCATGGTTCTAACTACTTATAAATAGATAGCAAATTACTAATTGAGTACGACATAAGCTGTGGGCAAGCCCCCTTCAGTGCAAGAATAAGACAATCATAAACCAAGTTTTGTCCAATGTTTTATTCAATATGCTTGAGTTGAAGTTTCCCAACTACTTCAAAAGCTTTGGTTCTCTTTTAAACAGCATATAAGCTAATCCTATATCACCCTGAGAACACCAAACCCATGTACTAATCTGGACTATTCACCTGAGAATCAGCAACCATAAGTATTAATTTTTATTCCCACTCTAAACAAGAGTTCAACCTTCCTTTACTTGTCACTTGACAGGTAGCAATATGCATATGTATTATACTCATTTGCCCACTCAAATCATTCATATTTTGATGACAATGTTTTATCATGGACCAGTAATGTTTGAAGGTCACCACAAATTTTCGCTGTCATCTAATTCCATTTTATCTAACAAATGGATTGAACAGTTTGCTATGGAGAAGCACCAAACCATCTTCATCAAGCACTAGCCAAAGATCTAAATTCTCTAACAACCTAACAGTGCATTTGGTATTATCACATTATAATTACCTTCaccaaaaccctcttcattgaTTATCCCACATTTCTTCTCTGGGTAATACCACTTTCTAGATGTCCTCCCAATGTTCCATGTAGTTAACATCCACTATGTCGATTCTCCACCTCCATTTGCAATCAAATTACCTACTCCTCTCCACGATGACCATCGAGAGGCATGGTTTAGCTCGATGTGTGATTAGTAGGTGGAATTTCCAACAGGTGATTTGTTTCAGATTATGTTTTGAATCAAAACATTCAACCAGAACTGACCAGTGTTTTAAGAGATGACCCAAGCATCCATCTAAATGTTTTGTATCATGTCTGAGCATGAAGGTTAAGATTGTTTTGTGAATTGGTATTAATTGATGGCAAGATAGTAGTTCCTATTGATTACCATAAATATCTTTTTAATATCCCCTGATATTGACCTTTAAAAAATATGGCTGCCTTAATCTCGACATGGTCAATTAGGCACCTACCTAACACCTAGGTATTTGGCAGCCTCTTGCTAGCTGTTTACAGCATAAAGTATTTAACACATTGGAATTTAAAGACGCTCTGCATTCCATAGTGCATGCCCTTGACTACAATATATTGGCCAAGTAACCACAAAATGGGTTGCAATTAGGACTAAGACTTTACTTGTGTCTATGATATCTATGCCTCATAGACTAGAACCCAGGGTAATACGGTGTCTGGACTCAGATCTGGAAAACACAACACTAGATATATGGGTTGGACCAACTCCCAAGCCTAGGTTGGTTCTCCAAATAAATTCAGTCTAGCCTTCTAGGTTTACTACATATAGGTCCAAACTGAAAACCAAATCGTTCAAAAGAGTTCTTAATAGCCCATAATTTAAGACACAATCCAAACCAACTTAAAGTGGACAAAAGTCTATCAACAAGATAATATACACAAAACCCAAGCTCGTAATCTAAGCCAACAGGCTGAGCTTGCATATTCACCAAGGCGAGAACATAGATCCGATCTAGTTGTATGCCAATAACATGTCAAATGGATTAGACATATCATGTGCAAACAAAGCATATTATTTAACCATGATTCCTATTATCCACCAAATAAATTATCTTATGCCAAAAAGAAGAAACTCATAGTATATGGCACATtacttcctcccttcttcccttGCTCCTTAGCATATTTAtccaacaagaaaaaaaaaaaacactagtaACATATGCACATTACATCAACAATGAAGTACCTTTTTCCACTCTAGttaaaagacaaagaaaaaaaatccgtGATCTATCTACCACATTAACCACGataactggaaaaaaaaaaagtaatttcacgCAAGGGTTTTACAAATCAACTTAAGATCATTTAgagccacaaaaaaaaaaatcagagttcTTGGAAATGAAAGAGTTAAGGAAAGTACCTGGGGGCGTCGTATCATGGTCACAGACATAAACCCGGATGCCCCCCTGCAAACAAATCGTAAACAAGATGCGAAAACTTTAAAAATTGCAAAGAAAACAATACTCGTTCAAAAATCCAAGGAAATTGAGGAGAATAGGAAGGGAAAACGAAGAAGAGCTTGGGTCTTGGGCGGGCGCGAGGAAGAGGGTTGTGGAAGGAGGGGAGAGTACCAGGTTCGAAGAGGGGATGGTGTTGGAGAAGAGGCCACGGGAGGGGAGGTCGGCAAGGTATCTGGAAGCTCCTCCCGCCATCCGAGCGGGATCGCTCGGCGGAGACGCGGTTCCGTGCCGCCGCGACTGGGAGGCGCAGCTTTCCCCTTCCGCCTCCATTTCGAGGTTTGAAAAATTCCAGGAACCGGAGAAGCCCCCTTTAGGACAGAAAAGCGTCCAACTTGAGCCATTGCTAGCCACGTGCCAAACACGTgaggaaaaatataaaaataattagctGTGATTTTATAAGAGGAAGCATTCGATTGGGCTGTTCCTCAGTGcctctaatattttttattcctCTTTGGTGACAATATTTTCTTGATTATTGAAAAATTTTCAAATGATTCACAATTTTCTCATGGATTAATAGTTTTCCAAATTATAGTTGTGGAAGGAAAAGGAATCAACCCTTCCAAGAATTGATGAAGAGACACTAGTCATAGAAGTTCAACTTGCATGTATTTCTTACAACTGTAAAAGGGTAAACTTAtccattttagaaaaaatatactAGTTATCCTCTTATTCTTGCCtattcaaccaaaaaaaaataaatcatgttATCCCTACAACAATTGTAGGAATAACAACTTTTGGCTTTAACCTAGGGATAAAGGAATTTTGAAGGGATAGCTAGGGATAGGACAACTCCTTGCCTACCTTTACTTTTCCATCTTGCAAACTATATGTAACTAGGAGCTAGCTCAAACCAATAAAATCATGTTAAGCCTAAGAACAACAAACATTATGGGGGCTATTTTTCATTTAGCTTTATATATAGCCTATCTGTTTTACCGTTGCATTAAGCCAAAATTTCAAGGTGGCATTGGATAGAAGCATAAGAAAAATGGAGAGTAAGAAAAGCCTGTACTAGGTTGTACAGCTTTGCTAGTGTTTATGCTAGATTTTTCTTGCTTGTTCAAATCTTTCTAGAGTAGttagaaattaaaataaattatttatttgtctAAATGGTAAAGCTACTGTGGATCTATTCtggtatattttatatgataatattaatattttagttataaaTATTAAGATTTtagatataatattaatattaaagagtaatatcctaccattatatgtatataatactttattatgatataatgataTTATTCGAAGAATATTATATTGATAAAACATATTATTAGTGGTAGTTTAATATTACATTATTAATGTTTAAATACTACActaaatcataaataataatattatgatattatattataacaatgtattattttattatattatatggtGTTCATATGTTAAAGAATCATGCAACTATATagaatattaaatataatatcaatacACGATGATATACTACATCACTACTATAGGtacatatattattatataaatatattataattttaatataagatATCATAGAAAATAACATCAATttattagaaatattttaatatgtgcTTTAGTAATAAATTAAATGTTATCATGTTAAGTAAGACTAATTATTAGGTAACATAAATATTATTTGTGAATTATAAATATAGATACTATCATATATATTTCTTATTGACTactatttaactaatcaaatattttatagTAAATATAATATACATTTTATGGTATTAATGTcaacattattaattatttattgtgGTGTATATATTGTTAGAACAATTGCTTACAAAGTTTCTGAATAAAAATAACCATTCCCATCAATCATCAGAATATTCTCGAAGTTGGCTTGGTAAACAAGAAGGAGTCCCTCGTAGCTCTAATGCTTATGCTTCGTCATGGTTATTGATGCCCCGCCCCCCCATATCAAACCATCTTATTAGCTTTCCTAAAGATGTGACCTAACATTATATGAGATAATGCTTAATTTGAATATCTAAATATCCATTAATTGAAGATGATTAGATCTCACATCCTGTGAATCTCTATAGTAGTCA
It encodes the following:
- the LOC103707867 gene encoding uncharacterized protein LOC103707867 isoform X1; this encodes MEAEGESCASQSRRHGTASPPSDPARMAGGASRYLADLPSRGLFSNTIPSSNLGGIRVYVCDHDTTPPDEQLIKTNTTNILIRALQINKQKSDSKDAATKATSESKKGKRFILPCFPTVGLARKLVSLVQAGCKDWNIWISAERTSEGRTPSKRAKTNIAPGSTHQEGTSSGFSWRMLHTMTVERLRALLKERGLSPRGKKDELITRLQNEA
- the LOC103707867 gene encoding uncharacterized protein LOC103707867 isoform X2; this encodes MEAEGESCASQSRRHGTASPPSDPARMAGGASRYLADLPSRGLFSNTIPSSNLGGIRVYVCDHDTTPPDEQLIKTNTTNILIRALQINKQKSDSKDAATKATSESKKGKRSAERTSEGRTPSKRAKTNIAPGSTHQEGTSSGFSWRMLHTMTVERLRALLKERGLSPRGKKDELITRLQNEA